A DNA window from Amycolatopsis sp. DSM 110486 contains the following coding sequences:
- a CDS encoding ROK family protein — MAVLGVDVGGTTVKARVTGDDGAVLAQWREPTPTGDPQALAGLVRRATEWYPVDAVGLVVPGIVDERAGLCLQAVNLGWRDVPVRELVSASVDVPLAFGQDVRAGALAEVRTGAAAGSSEPVLFAAVGTGLAGALVVDGRVLDSPWAGEIGQVLLAGGGRVEEVASASALARHAGAPDAFTVAERVRGGDGAALTAWRECVRVLAESIAWTTAAVGCGTVVVGGGLAEAGALLLDPLTHEVAARLGILRAPSVVRAHHGDAAAVIGATLLAQELLAAGVAR; from the coding sequence ATGGCGGTGCTCGGTGTCGACGTCGGCGGCACCACGGTCAAGGCGCGTGTCACCGGCGACGACGGCGCGGTGCTCGCGCAGTGGCGCGAGCCCACGCCGACGGGCGACCCGCAGGCGCTGGCGGGGCTCGTGCGCCGTGCCACCGAGTGGTACCCGGTCGACGCCGTGGGCCTCGTCGTGCCCGGCATCGTCGACGAGCGTGCGGGGCTGTGCCTGCAGGCCGTGAACCTCGGTTGGCGCGACGTTCCGGTGCGGGAGCTCGTTTCCGCTTCGGTGGACGTGCCGTTGGCGTTCGGGCAGGACGTCCGCGCCGGCGCGCTGGCCGAGGTCCGCACGGGCGCGGCGGCCGGTTCTTCGGAACCGGTTCTGTTCGCGGCCGTCGGCACCGGCCTGGCCGGCGCCCTCGTGGTCGACGGCCGGGTGCTCGACAGCCCGTGGGCCGGCGAAATCGGCCAGGTGCTCTTGGCCGGCGGCGGACGGGTGGAGGAGGTCGCCTCGGCCTCCGCCCTCGCGCGCCACGCCGGCGCGCCCGACGCCTTCACCGTCGCCGAACGCGTCCGCGGCGGCGACGGTGCCGCCCTTACCGCTTGGCGCGAGTGCGTCCGCGTGCTCGCCGAGTCCATCGCCTGGACCACCGCCGCCGTGGGTTGCGGCACCGTCGTGGTCGGCGGCGGACTGGCCGAGGCGGGCGCCCTGCTGCTCGACCCGCTCACTCACGAGGTCGCTGCCCGCCTCGGCATCCTCCGCGCGCCGTCGGTCGTCCGCGCCCACCACGGCGACGCGGCCGCGGTCATCGGTGCGACGTTGCTGGCGCAGGAATTGCTGGCCGCGGGAGTGGCCCGATGA
- a CDS encoding 1-phosphofructokinase family hexose kinase has translation MIVVVTPNPAVDVTYRVARHEPGETNRVLEVQRRPGGKGLNVARVLAGLGVEVLALLPLGGETGRWVAGELTVPHEVSPLAGETRTTVTVVGEGHPTVYTEPGPQTSEAEWTAFGELLGRRLAGAELLVVSGSLPRGARAELLGDWVRAAHEAGVRVLADVSGPALVAAANAGADVVKPNLAELLDATSTVDENAGVAELKRRGARLVVVSRGAEGITAHTPDDTIEIPAVPGVTGNPTGAGDAATAGLAAALVDGVPLAQALRRAAALGAAAVLRPVAGEVDVEAYRRFLEPNGEPA, from the coding sequence ATGATCGTCGTGGTCACGCCGAATCCGGCGGTGGACGTCACCTACCGCGTGGCGCGGCACGAGCCCGGGGAGACGAACCGCGTTCTCGAGGTCCAGCGCCGGCCCGGTGGCAAAGGGCTGAACGTCGCGCGGGTGCTGGCCGGGCTGGGGGTCGAGGTGCTGGCCCTGCTGCCGCTCGGGGGTGAGACCGGGCGGTGGGTCGCGGGCGAACTGACTGTGCCGCACGAAGTCTCGCCGCTCGCCGGGGAGACGCGGACGACGGTGACCGTCGTGGGTGAGGGGCATCCGACCGTCTACACCGAGCCCGGGCCGCAGACGAGCGAAGCCGAGTGGACCGCGTTCGGTGAGCTGCTCGGACGGCGGCTCGCGGGCGCGGAGCTGCTGGTCGTCTCGGGATCGTTGCCGCGTGGGGCGCGGGCGGAGTTGCTCGGGGACTGGGTGCGGGCGGCGCACGAGGCCGGTGTCCGGGTGCTCGCCGACGTTTCCGGGCCCGCACTGGTGGCAGCGGCGAATGCCGGGGCGGATGTGGTGAAGCCGAACCTCGCGGAGCTGCTCGACGCGACGTCCACTGTGGACGAAAACGCCGGCGTCGCCGAACTGAAGCGGCGAGGCGCCCGGCTCGTGGTCGTCTCGCGCGGCGCCGAAGGGATCACCGCGCACACACCGGACGACACCATCGAAATCCCCGCCGTCCCCGGCGTCACCGGAAACCCGACCGGAGCCGGCGACGCCGCGACCGCCGGCCTCGCGGCGGCGCTTGTCGACGGCGTCCCCCTGGCCCAAGCGCTTCGCCGCGCCGCCGCGCTCGGGGCGGCGGCCGTGCTGCGCCCGGTGGCGGGCGAGGTCGATGTCGAGGCCTACCGACGTTTTCTCGAACCGAACGGAGAACCCGCATGA
- a CDS encoding class II fructose-bisphosphate aldolase, translated as MITRPALARILASARERNAAVGAFNVILLEHAEAIASGAEQAGVPVVLQISENCVRYHGGLAPIALASLEIAKRAKVEVLVHLDHIEDQDLVREGVELGVDSVMYDGSRLPYDENVRTTREIADLCHAAGIAVEAELGEVGGKDGVHAPGARTDPAEAAAFVKATGVDALAVAVGTSHAMVSRTASVDRALVSRLRDAVAVPLVLHGSSGLSDDELRGAVESGMTKINISTHLNGLFTRSLKQFLDERPDVVDPRKYVRLGRAAVEEETARLLRLLAA; from the coding sequence ATGATCACCCGCCCGGCTCTCGCCCGGATCCTCGCGTCGGCGCGTGAGCGCAACGCCGCGGTCGGCGCGTTCAACGTCATCCTGCTCGAACACGCCGAGGCCATCGCGAGCGGCGCCGAGCAGGCCGGCGTGCCCGTGGTGCTGCAGATCAGCGAGAACTGCGTGCGCTATCACGGCGGGCTGGCGCCGATCGCGCTCGCGTCGCTGGAGATCGCCAAGCGCGCGAAGGTCGAGGTGCTCGTGCACCTGGACCACATCGAGGACCAGGACCTGGTGCGCGAAGGCGTCGAGCTCGGCGTGGACAGCGTGATGTACGACGGGTCCCGCCTGCCCTACGACGAGAACGTGCGCACCACCCGCGAGATCGCCGACCTGTGCCACGCGGCGGGCATCGCCGTGGAGGCGGAGCTCGGCGAGGTCGGCGGCAAGGACGGCGTCCACGCTCCCGGCGCCCGCACCGACCCGGCCGAGGCCGCCGCGTTCGTGAAGGCCACGGGCGTCGACGCGCTGGCGGTCGCCGTCGGCACGTCGCACGCCATGGTGTCGCGCACGGCCAGCGTCGACCGCGCGCTCGTCTCGCGGTTGCGCGACGCGGTGGCGGTGCCGCTGGTGCTGCACGGCTCGTCCGGCCTGTCCGACGACGAGCTGCGCGGCGCCGTCGAGAGCGGGATGACGAAGATCAACATCTCGACGCACCTGAACGGCCTGTTCACCCGCTCGCTCAAGCAGTTCCTCGACGAGCGGCCGGACGTCGTCGACCCGCGCAAGTACGTCCGGCTCGGGCGCGCGGCCGTCGAGGAGGAGACCGCGCGCCTGCTGCGCCTGCTGGCTGCCTAG
- a CDS encoding acyl-CoA desaturase, which produces MTSVQSSTVKPLISGRRGPAEMVVLKTFLLVPFVALVAAVPLLWGWGLSWVDAALFVVFYTFGTLGVTVGYHRYFTHGAFKAPRALRIALAVAGSMAVQGSVIFWVASHRRHHAFADREGDPHSPWLFGTSPAALLRGFWHAHMGWMFKREVTNADRFAPDLVGDRDLRLVNRFFALWIALSVALPAALGGLITWSWWGAVTAFFWAGLVRIALLHHVTWSVNSVCHLTGERPFASRDKAANFWPLAILSMGESWHNSHHADPTCARHGVLRGQVDVSARVIWLFERCGWATDVRWPRGGRLAAKRKA; this is translated from the coding sequence ATGACGTCCGTCCAGTCCAGCACCGTGAAGCCGTTGATCTCCGGACGCCGGGGTCCGGCGGAGATGGTCGTGCTCAAGACTTTCCTGCTGGTGCCGTTCGTGGCGCTGGTCGCCGCCGTTCCCCTGCTCTGGGGCTGGGGGCTCAGCTGGGTCGACGCGGCGCTGTTCGTCGTCTTCTACACGTTCGGCACGCTCGGCGTGACCGTCGGGTACCACCGCTACTTCACGCACGGCGCGTTCAAGGCGCCGCGCGCGCTGCGGATCGCGCTGGCCGTGGCGGGGAGCATGGCGGTGCAGGGTTCGGTGATCTTCTGGGTCGCGAGCCACCGCCGCCACCACGCGTTCGCCGACCGCGAGGGCGATCCGCACTCGCCGTGGCTGTTCGGCACGTCGCCGGCGGCGCTGTTGCGCGGGTTCTGGCACGCGCACATGGGGTGGATGTTCAAGCGCGAGGTGACCAACGCCGACCGCTTCGCCCCGGACCTCGTCGGCGACCGCGACCTGCGGCTGGTGAACCGCTTCTTCGCGCTGTGGATCGCGCTCAGCGTCGCCCTGCCGGCCGCGCTGGGCGGGCTGATCACGTGGTCGTGGTGGGGCGCTGTCACGGCGTTCTTCTGGGCGGGCCTGGTGCGCATCGCGCTGCTGCACCACGTGACCTGGTCGGTCAACTCCGTGTGCCACCTGACCGGCGAACGCCCCTTCGCCAGCCGCGACAAGGCCGCCAACTTCTGGCCGCTCGCGATCCTGTCCATGGGCGAGTCGTGGCACAACTCCCACCACGCCGACCCGACCTGCGCGCGCCACGGCGTGCTGCGCGGCCAGGTCGACGTGTCGGCGCGCGTGATCTGGCTGTTCGAGCGCTGCGGCTGGGCCACCGACGTGCGGTGGCCCCGAGGCGGTCGCCTGGCCGCCAAGCGAAAAGCCTAG
- a CDS encoding heme A synthase yields MPLRSLIARLPYPSAAVQRAVGIAAVVAQGGIGVTGSVVRVTGSGLGCPTWPQCVPGSLVPVQHPGIHAVNQWIEFSNRMLTGAVIVVAALAVLTAWRILIDHPSRKRLLVLAWTMPGGVVLQAVLGGITVLAKLEWWTVAIHFLASTPLIWLAVLLLRAFREGDQPARPIVPPLGRKVLVLLTVLMWAVLIAGTTVTGAGPHGGDIHTHRLDVPIEKLAQVHSGLLIVYLVVLAVFGLQLLRVGAPKSVWQRYAWVWAVALAQGVVGTVQYALGVPEAMVSFHVLGSALVIVVTAALWTGTRDRGPVVSLEPAPPTDRELTPAG; encoded by the coding sequence GTGCCTCTTCGCAGTTTGATCGCCCGCCTGCCCTATCCCTCCGCCGCGGTCCAGCGGGCCGTCGGGATCGCCGCCGTGGTGGCGCAGGGCGGCATCGGCGTCACGGGGTCCGTGGTGCGGGTGACGGGTTCGGGCCTCGGTTGCCCGACGTGGCCGCAGTGCGTGCCCGGCAGTCTCGTGCCGGTGCAGCACCCCGGGATCCACGCGGTCAACCAGTGGATCGAGTTCTCGAACCGCATGCTGACGGGCGCGGTCATCGTCGTGGCCGCCCTGGCTGTGCTCACGGCGTGGCGCATCCTCATCGACCACCCGAGCCGCAAGCGGCTGCTGGTGCTGGCCTGGACGATGCCGGGCGGCGTCGTGCTGCAGGCCGTGCTCGGGGGCATCACCGTGCTGGCGAAGCTGGAGTGGTGGACGGTCGCGATCCACTTCCTCGCGTCCACGCCGTTGATCTGGCTCGCCGTGCTGTTGCTGCGCGCGTTCCGCGAGGGCGACCAACCCGCGCGCCCGATCGTGCCGCCGCTGGGTCGCAAGGTGCTGGTGCTGCTGACGGTGCTGATGTGGGCTGTCCTCATCGCCGGCACGACCGTCACCGGCGCCGGCCCGCACGGCGGCGACATCCACACCCACCGCCTCGACGTCCCCATCGAGAAGCTCGCTCAGGTCCACAGCGGACTCCTGATCGTCTACCTCGTGGTCCTCGCGGTCTTCGGCCTGCAGCTGCTGCGCGTGGGCGCCCCGAAGAGCGTGTGGCAGCGCTACGCGTGGGTCTGGGCGGTGGCGCTCGCGCAGGGTGTGGTGGGGACCGTGCAGTACGCGCTCGGCGTCCCCGAGGCGATGGTGTCGTTCCACGTGCTCGGCTCGGCCCTGGTCATCGTCGTCACGGCGGCGCTGTGGACCGGCACCCGTGACCGCGGCCCGGTGGTGTCGCTGGAACCGGCGCCTCCGACGGACCGCGAACTCACCCCGGCCGGCTGA
- a CDS encoding ABC transporter permease: protein MLRTHARVEAALTLRHGEQLLLTLIIPLALLIGLSLLDILPASQLGSTSKVDWITPRILALAVMSSAFTGQAIALGFDRRYGVLKRLSATALPRWLLVAGRVVAALVVVVLQSIVIGVVAAFLGWSPSGAGIASAIVLLVLGTAAFGALGVLLGGALRAEAVLALANIVWFVLLLAGGILLAPSALPAGLGVVVSLLPSGALAEGMRAALVDGHFAVGPMAVLAVWAIVAGLIATRTTKLT from the coding sequence ATGCTGCGCACGCACGCGCGCGTCGAGGCCGCGTTGACGCTGCGCCACGGCGAACAGCTGCTGCTCACGCTGATCATCCCGCTCGCGCTGCTCATCGGCCTGAGCCTGCTCGACATCCTGCCCGCGAGCCAGCTCGGCTCGACGTCCAAAGTGGACTGGATCACGCCGCGGATCCTCGCGCTGGCCGTGATGTCGTCCGCGTTCACGGGACAGGCCATCGCGCTCGGCTTCGACCGGCGCTACGGCGTACTCAAGCGGCTTTCGGCCACCGCGCTGCCGCGCTGGCTGCTCGTGGCCGGGCGCGTGGTCGCGGCGCTGGTGGTGGTCGTGCTGCAGTCGATCGTGATCGGTGTGGTGGCGGCGTTCCTGGGCTGGTCGCCCTCGGGTGCCGGGATCGCGTCGGCGATCGTGCTGCTGGTGCTGGGCACGGCCGCGTTCGGCGCCCTGGGCGTGTTGCTCGGCGGTGCCCTGCGAGCCGAAGCCGTGCTGGCGCTGGCCAACATCGTGTGGTTCGTGCTGCTGCTCGCCGGCGGAATCCTGCTGGCGCCTTCGGCTTTGCCGGCGGGCCTCGGCGTGGTCGTCTCACTGCTGCCCTCGGGCGCGCTCGCGGAAGGCATGCGCGCGGCACTGGTGGACGGTCACTTCGCCGTCGGGCCGATGGCGGTGCTCGCCGTGTGGGCGATCGTGGCCGGACTTATCGCGACACGGACCACAAAACTCACCTGA
- a CDS encoding ABC transporter ATP-binding protein, with the protein MDNPAVEITGLVKSYGSTTAVDGLDLRMERGCLLALLGPNGAGKTTTVEICEGFRKPDAGKVRVLGLDPVKNSARLRPRVGIMPQGGGAYPGVHAAEMLGLVASCAANPLDPAWLLDVLGLAGAKRTPFKRLSGGQQQRLSLACALVGRPELVFLDEPTAGMDPQARRLVWELLAALRSDGVSVLLTTHLMEEAEALADQVVIVDHGKVVVQGSPHSLTLEEGDAAQLRFRARTRLDLSLLTAALPEGYRVTESSPGSYLVEGAVDPQVVSTVTSWCAQQGVLPEQLQVGRRTLEEVFLELTGRELRA; encoded by the coding sequence GTGGACAACCCAGCGGTCGAGATCACCGGCCTGGTGAAAAGCTACGGCTCCACCACCGCGGTCGACGGGCTCGACCTGCGGATGGAGCGTGGCTGCCTGCTGGCCTTGCTCGGGCCCAACGGCGCGGGCAAGACGACCACGGTGGAGATCTGCGAAGGGTTTCGCAAGCCTGACGCCGGAAAAGTCCGGGTCCTCGGCCTCGATCCTGTGAAAAACAGCGCCCGGCTGCGTCCGCGCGTCGGCATCATGCCGCAGGGCGGCGGCGCCTACCCGGGCGTGCACGCCGCGGAGATGCTCGGCCTTGTCGCGTCGTGCGCGGCGAACCCGCTCGACCCCGCGTGGCTGCTCGACGTGCTCGGGCTGGCCGGCGCGAAGCGCACCCCGTTCAAACGCCTCTCCGGCGGGCAGCAGCAACGGCTTTCGCTCGCGTGCGCGCTCGTCGGGCGACCCGAGCTGGTGTTCCTCGACGAGCCGACGGCGGGCATGGACCCGCAGGCGCGGCGCCTGGTGTGGGAGCTGCTGGCCGCGCTTCGCAGCGACGGCGTGAGCGTGCTGCTCACCACACACCTGATGGAAGAAGCGGAAGCGCTCGCCGACCAGGTCGTGATCGTGGACCACGGCAAGGTCGTGGTCCAGGGCTCGCCCCACTCGTTGACTCTGGAAGAGGGCGACGCCGCGCAGCTGCGGTTCCGCGCGCGCACGCGGCTGGACCTGTCGCTGCTCACGGCGGCGTTGCCCGAGGGCTATCGCGTGACCGAGTCCTCGCCCGGTTCGTACCTCGTGGAAGGCGCGGTGGATCCGCAGGTGGTGTCGACCGTCACGTCGTGGTGTGCGCAACAGGGCGTGCTGCCCGAACAGCTGCAAGTCGGGCGGCGCACGCTGGAAGAGGTTTTCCTCGAGCTGACCGGACGGGAGCTGCGAGCGTGA